In one Mucilaginibacter sp. PAMB04168 genomic region, the following are encoded:
- a CDS encoding RagB/SusD family nutrient uptake outer membrane protein codes for MKIRNLKLIIALVSVTVAITSCKKYLDTKPVGQYLAVNYYKNPSEAYAGLVACYSPLNSGEGGILLALNAGSDDCYAGGGSSTDNPVAQAFSNFNLMNAANSIGSTFWNPLYAGIYNCNVSLSQLPTVPGMTADSLKRYTAESKFLRAYYYFDLVRTFKNVPLILKPLTSSEVYDQPQAAPEAVYAQIESDLNAAIADLPVKIPATQNGRVTQGAAKALLGKVFLFEKKWTQAADMLAQVNGTPGGSNSYGYKLQANFASLFDQTNKFNSESIFEIQQSNTISGWANWYSRYIGPRSSSLPVIFSGGYGFEVVTLNLVNAIKNDPRYPATVINADSIAKATNTSYSPGYQNTGYFTRKYAPMAATFNSYGEGYDYIIIRLADTYLMEAEALVQAGTNTTRAQALLDAVRARIKLVSIPATLTNIYTERRLELAQEGHRWYDLVRTGQAPTVLAFKNFTAGKNEILPIPLGDLNNTKLKQNPGY; via the coding sequence ATGAAAATTCGCAATTTAAAACTCATTATAGCACTGGTTAGCGTAACAGTGGCCATCACGTCTTGCAAAAAATACTTAGATACAAAGCCTGTAGGCCAATACCTTGCAGTTAATTATTATAAGAACCCATCCGAAGCATATGCTGGTTTAGTAGCCTGCTACAGTCCGCTCAACAGCGGTGAAGGCGGTATATTACTGGCGCTGAACGCAGGGTCAGACGATTGCTATGCCGGGGGAGGTAGTTCTACAGACAACCCGGTTGCACAGGCTTTCAGTAATTTTAATCTGATGAATGCAGCTAATTCAATTGGTAGCACTTTTTGGAACCCCCTTTACGCAGGTATCTACAATTGCAACGTTAGCCTTTCGCAGCTGCCAACCGTCCCGGGGATGACCGCTGATTCGCTTAAGCGTTATACGGCCGAGTCTAAATTTCTGCGGGCTTATTATTACTTTGATCTGGTGAGGACGTTTAAAAACGTACCGCTCATTCTCAAGCCACTAACCTCATCCGAAGTATATGATCAGCCCCAGGCTGCTCCGGAAGCAGTTTACGCACAAATAGAAAGCGACCTCAACGCTGCTATCGCCGACTTGCCTGTCAAAATCCCGGCAACCCAAAATGGGCGTGTTACGCAAGGAGCTGCCAAGGCGCTTTTAGGCAAAGTTTTCCTTTTTGAAAAAAAGTGGACGCAGGCTGCAGACATGCTGGCGCAGGTTAACGGAACGCCCGGAGGCAGCAATAGTTACGGTTATAAATTGCAAGCAAACTTTGCCAGTCTTTTCGATCAAACCAATAAATTCAACAGCGAGTCTATCTTTGAAATACAACAGTCCAATACTATCTCGGGCTGGGCAAATTGGTATAGCAGGTATATTGGTCCGCGTTCATCCAGCCTTCCTGTAATTTTTAGTGGCGGCTATGGTTTCGAGGTGGTGACATTGAACCTTGTTAATGCAATAAAGAACGATCCGCGGTACCCAGCCACTGTTATCAACGCAGATAGTATTGCAAAGGCTACCAATACCAGTTACTCTCCCGGCTATCAAAACACCGGTTACTTTACCCGTAAATACGCGCCAATGGCAGCAACTTTTAACAGTTATGGAGAGGGGTATGATTACATTATTATCCGGTTGGCAGACACCTACCTGATGGAGGCGGAAGCACTGGTACAAGCCGGTACAAACACTACACGTGCCCAGGCACTGCTTGATGCCGTTCGCGCCCGTATAAAACTGGTGTCGATTCCGGCCACATTAACTAACATCTATACCGAGCGAAGACTTGAACTGGCTCAGGAAGGGCACCGTTGGTATGATCTGGTTAGAACCGGACAAGCACCAACCGTGCTGGCCTTTAAGAACTTTACAGCTGGAAAAAATGAAATTCTTCCAATCCCACTCGGAGATCTAAATAACACCAAGCTAAAGCAAAATCCTGGGTACTAA
- a CDS encoding glycoside hydrolase family 3 C-terminal domain-containing protein — MSEQKNSLCQYWLILAFISSLCTNIDASAQTTSAQKPVPQLGKNPIDEVIAAMTLQEKALMVIGGGRTGTGIDLGDGSMIGRTESRVPGAAGCSNAIPRLGIPAIVLPDGPAGVRIDVKRKNDPKSYYATAFPSATTLASTWDIALVKKVGKAFGNEVLEYGADIILAPAVNIHRNPLGGRNFEYYSEDPVLAGNISAAIINGIQSNGVGTSIKHFVANNQETNRAIINEMITERALREIYLKPFEIAIKKSQPWTVMSSYNLVNGVHTAERSDLITSILRDEWGFKGYVMTDWGGMAKDIIAQMNAGNDVIMPGNAGQVRTIVSAVEHDSLSVEVLNRNVKHVLNIIVNSPTFKKYSYSGAPDLKAHSLVSREAGADGIVLLKNHQGTLPLNVSAKNIALLGNMSYSTIAGGTGSGDVNKAHTISLAQGLFNAGFIPEANFVATYNTYVSDWRKRYRELDLTDEQLATLAEKCDVALLTIARNSGETKDRSLDTNYKLKPTELSLIDRTATAFHKLGKKLVIVLNICAPIDTKTWRDKADAILLAWQPGQEAGDAMADVLTGKVNPSGKLVDTFAENYEDVPSARDFPGMNTENTEQISYKEGIYVGYRYYDTFKIKPAYEFGYGMSYTNFKISPVKLSQSTVEKVFTAQVTVTNTGKVAGKEVLQVYIAAPVPSIAKPAQELKDFAKTRLLQPGESQTITFIIPVSSLASFHNDKNAWIADAGLYQLKIGTSSRQIRQQSTFKIRSQVITERVHSVMHPPVKVAVYNAQ, encoded by the coding sequence ATGTCTGAACAAAAAAACAGCCTTTGCCAGTACTGGCTAATATTGGCTTTCATAAGTTCGCTATGCACAAATATCGATGCAAGCGCGCAAACCACCTCTGCACAAAAGCCGGTGCCTCAACTAGGAAAAAATCCTATTGACGAAGTTATTGCGGCAATGACGCTGCAAGAAAAAGCGCTAATGGTAATTGGAGGTGGGCGGACAGGTACCGGCATTGACCTCGGCGATGGTTCAATGATAGGCCGTACCGAATCTCGTGTCCCTGGGGCAGCAGGATGCTCCAATGCTATTCCGCGGTTGGGCATACCGGCTATTGTGTTACCCGATGGCCCAGCCGGCGTACGTATTGATGTTAAGCGTAAAAACGATCCTAAATCTTATTACGCTACAGCCTTTCCATCGGCCACTACACTGGCATCTACCTGGGACATCGCTCTGGTGAAAAAGGTAGGGAAAGCATTCGGGAACGAAGTGCTGGAATATGGCGCTGATATTATTTTGGCGCCGGCTGTTAATATTCACCGCAACCCGCTTGGCGGGCGCAACTTTGAATACTATTCTGAAGATCCTGTGCTTGCCGGTAATATTTCCGCTGCCATTATTAACGGCATCCAGAGTAATGGCGTAGGCACTTCCATTAAGCATTTTGTAGCCAATAATCAGGAGACTAACCGTGCCATCATTAATGAGATGATTACTGAAAGGGCTCTGCGCGAAATTTATCTGAAGCCTTTTGAAATAGCTATAAAAAAATCTCAACCATGGACGGTGATGTCGTCCTATAACTTGGTAAATGGCGTACATACGGCCGAACGTAGCGATTTAATTACCAGCATCTTGCGCGACGAATGGGGCTTTAAAGGCTATGTTATGACTGACTGGGGAGGGATGGCCAAAGATATTATTGCCCAAATGAATGCCGGAAATGATGTGATCATGCCAGGCAATGCGGGCCAGGTAAGGACGATTGTCTCTGCAGTTGAGCATGACTCGCTGAGTGTGGAAGTGCTCAACCGTAATGTAAAACATGTGCTTAACATTATTGTGAACTCGCCCACGTTTAAAAAATACAGCTATTCTGGAGCGCCCGATCTAAAAGCTCATTCGTTAGTTTCGAGAGAGGCTGGAGCGGATGGGATTGTATTACTTAAAAATCATCAGGGTACACTGCCCTTAAACGTTTCGGCAAAGAACATCGCACTATTGGGAAATATGAGTTACTCAACAATTGCCGGTGGTACAGGTAGCGGCGACGTAAATAAAGCCCATACCATTTCGCTGGCTCAAGGCCTGTTTAACGCTGGCTTTATACCGGAAGCCAACTTTGTTGCTACTTATAATACGTATGTGTCTGATTGGCGGAAGCGTTACCGTGAGCTGGACCTTACTGACGAACAGTTGGCCACGCTGGCCGAAAAATGTGATGTTGCATTGCTTACTATTGCCCGCAACAGCGGCGAAACCAAGGACCGCAGCCTGGACACTAACTATAAATTAAAACCGACAGAATTATCGCTAATTGATCGTACAGCCACGGCTTTCCACAAACTTGGAAAAAAACTGGTTATCGTATTAAACATATGCGCGCCGATTGATACCAAAACCTGGCGGGATAAAGCAGATGCTATTTTATTAGCCTGGCAGCCCGGCCAGGAAGCCGGCGATGCCATGGCCGATGTGCTGACCGGTAAGGTAAACCCATCCGGCAAACTCGTGGATACCTTTGCAGAAAACTACGAAGACGTGCCCTCTGCCCGTGATTTCCCTGGAATGAATACTGAAAACACCGAGCAGATAAGTTACAAAGAAGGTATTTATGTGGGATATCGTTATTACGATACATTTAAAATTAAACCGGCATATGAATTTGGATATGGCATGTCCTATACCAACTTTAAAATCAGTCCGGTAAAGCTTTCGCAATCCACCGTCGAAAAAGTGTTTACTGCACAAGTTACCGTTACTAACACCGGTAAAGTTGCAGGTAAAGAAGTATTGCAGGTTTACATAGCTGCGCCGGTTCCATCAATTGCTAAGCCTGCCCAGGAACTTAAAGATTTTGCAAAGACCAGATTGTTGCAACCCGGCGAGTCCCAAACGATAACATTTATCATTCCGGTTAGCAGTTTAGCGTCTTTTCATAATGATAAGAATGCATGGATTGCAGATGCTGGCTTGTACCAACTTAAAATAGGCACTTCATCAAGGCAAATAAGGCAGCAAAGTACATTTAAAATTCGCAGTCAAGTAATTACTGAGCGCGTCCACAGTGTAATGCATCCACCGGTAAAAGTGGCTGTTTACAATGCCCAATAA
- a CDS encoding glycoside hydrolase family 2 TIM barrel-domain containing protein, whose product MLKKLIYRTVGVLSAIIVTGHTNAQTAARSSQSLDGKWQILVDWYGNGNADDIARNKQPADKNEFVEFSFDNSQTLDVPGDWNSQRIDLKYYEGTIWYKRNFDHQPEPGKRSYLQFAGVSYRCEVYLNGSKLGEHEGSFTPFTFDITKSIKPGKNILVLKVNNERREDAIPARKFDWWNYGGITRSITLSKVPDQHILDYFIQLKKGSLYELCGWVQLNAKQQQQTTTLEIPEAHIKKILTTDSNGRAQINFPAKLKLWSPGQPKLYTVNIHTANDTVTDQIGFRSIEVKGTQILLNKKPVFLRGISFHEEIPQRAGRAYSEADSHMMLTWAKELGCNFIRLAHYPQSEQTVKLAEQMGLMMWEEIPVWQGIQFTNPQILSKASNMLEEMIKRDKNRCGIVIWSLSNETAPSPQRNKVLAQMANDARLLDPSRLISSAFDHFKYDGNQILIDDPLSESLDVLAANKYMGWYAKWPAGPGNVIWKSNFNKPLIISEFGAEALYGNHGPADTASLWTEEYQEQLYKDNINMFNKTPFLAGVCPWILADFRSPSRMQAQFQQGWNRKGLLSDKGFKKKAWYVMHKYYLQKQKQ is encoded by the coding sequence ATGCTAAAAAAACTAATTTACAGAACTGTAGGCGTTTTGTCGGCGATTATAGTCACCGGACATACTAATGCACAAACCGCGGCACGCAGTTCCCAAAGCCTTGACGGCAAATGGCAGATACTTGTGGATTGGTATGGAAACGGAAACGCAGATGATATAGCCCGTAACAAACAACCAGCTGATAAAAATGAGTTTGTTGAATTTTCTTTCGATAACAGCCAGACACTCGATGTACCCGGCGATTGGAATTCACAGCGAATTGATCTGAAATACTACGAAGGTACAATTTGGTATAAGCGTAACTTTGATCATCAACCGGAGCCGGGTAAACGCAGTTACCTGCAATTTGCAGGCGTTAGCTATCGTTGCGAGGTTTATTTAAACGGCTCAAAACTAGGTGAGCATGAAGGTAGTTTTACCCCGTTTACGTTTGATATAACCAAGAGTATTAAACCTGGCAAAAATATCCTGGTACTTAAAGTCAACAATGAGCGGCGTGAAGATGCTATTCCGGCGCGCAAATTCGACTGGTGGAACTACGGGGGCATTACCCGTAGCATCACATTATCTAAGGTGCCCGATCAGCATATCCTCGACTATTTCATTCAACTTAAAAAAGGATCGCTTTATGAACTATGCGGCTGGGTTCAGTTGAATGCTAAACAGCAGCAACAAACAACCACCTTGGAAATCCCCGAGGCACACATTAAAAAAATACTGACTACAGACAGCAATGGTCGTGCGCAGATAAACTTCCCTGCCAAACTTAAGCTATGGTCGCCTGGGCAACCTAAACTTTACACCGTTAATATACATACGGCCAATGATACAGTGACTGACCAGATAGGTTTTCGTTCCATAGAAGTTAAGGGAACACAAATTCTGCTTAATAAAAAACCTGTGTTTTTACGCGGCATCAGTTTTCATGAAGAAATACCACAGCGGGCGGGCAGGGCATATTCTGAAGCCGACTCACATATGATGCTTACCTGGGCAAAGGAATTAGGTTGTAATTTTATTCGACTGGCGCACTATCCACAAAGTGAGCAAACTGTAAAGCTGGCTGAACAAATGGGCCTGATGATGTGGGAGGAGATCCCTGTTTGGCAAGGTATTCAATTTACAAATCCCCAAATTTTAAGCAAGGCCAGCAATATGCTCGAGGAAATGATAAAGCGTGATAAAAACCGTTGCGGCATTGTCATTTGGAGCTTATCAAACGAAACGGCTCCAAGTCCCCAACGCAATAAAGTTCTGGCGCAAATGGCAAATGATGCCCGTTTGCTTGACCCCAGTCGCCTTATTTCATCTGCCTTTGACCATTTTAAATACGACGGCAACCAGATACTGATCGACGATCCGCTGAGCGAAAGCCTGGATGTACTAGCCGCTAATAAGTATATGGGCTGGTACGCCAAATGGCCTGCCGGGCCGGGCAATGTAATTTGGAAAAGCAATTTTAACAAGCCGCTCATCATTTCAGAGTTTGGTGCCGAGGCGCTTTATGGCAATCATGGTCCGGCAGACACTGCCAGCCTCTGGACGGAAGAATACCAGGAACAGTTGTATAAAGACAATATTAACATGTTTAACAAAACGCCTTTTTTAGCCGGCGTTTGCCCATGGATTCTGGCTGATTTCAGAAGCCCTTCTCGTATGCAGGCGCAATTTCAGCAAGGATGGAACCGTAAGGGATTGTTATCCGATAAAGGATTTAAAAAGAAGGCATGGTATGTAATGCACAAGTACTATCTGCAAAAACAAAAACAGTAA
- a CDS encoding glycoside hydrolase family 3 N-terminal domain-containing protein: MYKIRETIIAIVFTSMHFSALAQHKTIDQRVDSVMRLMTLDEKIGQLNQYSGREATGPVTARNSGILDDIKNGKVGSMLNVQGVNNVRQIQAVAMQSRLKIPLLFGMDVIHGYKTIFPEPLAESASWDLAAIRQSSHIAAVEAAAAGLNWTFAPMVDIARDPRWGRIMEGAGEDTYLGSEIAKARVLGFQGEKLGGLDALMACAKHFAAYGAVSSGRDYNDVEMSEHQLWETFLPPFKASVDAGVATFMSSFNTLNGVPTAASNYLQRDILKGKWNYKGFVVSDWGSIDQMIKWGYVKDKKDGAMKALISGCDMDMMSDSYINNLKQLVAEKQVSIKLINDAVKRILYKKFELGLFDDPYRFCNEERQRKAWSNPAHKEAALRTAEKSIVLLKNSSNILPLQKHGQTIALLGPLVKSKRDLQGNWIGAAEFGRITSMYDGLIQKGGNDVHFTYSAGCTIKSNDTTSMGEAVQMAKRADMVVMALGEAGDMSGESRSRADIGLPGRQMELFNAVKATGKPVVVVLMAGRPMIFKEIADKADAILYAWFLGDEGGPAIANVLFGDYNPSGKLPVTFPRSVGQIPLTYDGYKTGHPFTTSSTQYQTGYIDVPNAPRYAFGYGLSYTNFKYADLKLDKTSMARTGIITASFTLSNTGKYAGEEVVQLYINDPVASVVQPIKKLKDFQNIPLKPGESKTITFKINNEKLSFYNQQLQWVSEPGDFTLMIGSASDDIRLQSNFKLQ, encoded by the coding sequence ATGTACAAGATTAGAGAAACTATTATAGCCATTGTGTTTACAAGCATGCATTTTTCTGCTTTAGCACAGCATAAAACTATTGACCAGCGTGTGGACTCTGTTATGCGATTGATGACACTAGACGAGAAGATAGGGCAACTAAACCAGTATTCCGGCCGGGAAGCGACCGGGCCTGTAACTGCCCGAAATTCAGGTATTCTTGATGATATCAAAAACGGAAAAGTGGGGTCAATGCTAAATGTACAAGGTGTTAATAATGTAAGACAAATACAGGCAGTGGCCATGCAGTCGCGGTTAAAGATACCGCTGTTGTTTGGTATGGATGTCATTCACGGATATAAAACTATTTTTCCTGAACCTTTAGCAGAGTCAGCTTCGTGGGATTTGGCTGCCATTAGGCAGTCAAGCCACATTGCTGCGGTTGAAGCAGCGGCCGCCGGCCTTAACTGGACTTTTGCGCCTATGGTTGACATTGCACGTGATCCACGTTGGGGCCGCATTATGGAAGGCGCCGGCGAAGATACCTATTTGGGAAGCGAGATAGCCAAAGCCCGGGTGCTGGGTTTTCAAGGTGAAAAGCTGGGTGGTTTAGACGCGTTAATGGCTTGCGCCAAGCACTTTGCCGCTTATGGCGCGGTGTCATCTGGTCGGGATTATAACGATGTCGAGATGAGCGAACATCAGCTATGGGAAACTTTCCTGCCGCCATTTAAGGCATCAGTAGATGCAGGTGTAGCAACTTTTATGAGTTCTTTTAATACTCTAAACGGCGTTCCCACAGCTGCCAGTAATTACCTGCAACGCGATATTTTGAAAGGCAAGTGGAACTATAAAGGCTTTGTAGTAAGTGATTGGGGGTCGATAGACCAAATGATAAAATGGGGATACGTTAAGGATAAGAAGGACGGCGCTATGAAAGCCCTTATTTCCGGATGCGATATGGACATGATGAGCGACAGTTACATTAACAATCTGAAGCAACTGGTGGCGGAAAAGCAGGTAAGCATTAAGCTGATAAATGATGCTGTAAAACGGATATTATACAAAAAGTTTGAATTGGGATTGTTTGATGATCCTTATCGCTTTTGTAACGAGGAGCGTCAGCGAAAGGCCTGGAGTAATCCGGCACACAAGGAGGCTGCCTTGCGCACTGCCGAGAAATCTATTGTGCTGTTAAAAAATTCCAGCAATATTTTGCCACTTCAAAAGCATGGACAAACCATTGCATTGTTAGGGCCTCTGGTTAAGTCGAAACGAGACCTGCAGGGTAACTGGATTGGTGCCGCAGAATTTGGCAGAATAACCAGTATGTATGACGGCCTCATCCAAAAGGGCGGCAACGATGTTCATTTTACGTATTCGGCCGGTTGTACCATTAAAAGTAATGATACTACAAGTATGGGCGAAGCGGTCCAAATGGCCAAGCGTGCCGATATGGTTGTGATGGCTTTGGGCGAAGCAGGTGACATGAGCGGCGAATCGCGCTCGCGTGCCGATATCGGATTGCCTGGTCGGCAGATGGAATTGTTCAATGCGGTAAAAGCAACCGGCAAACCCGTAGTAGTAGTACTTATGGCGGGCCGCCCCATGATATTCAAGGAAATTGCTGACAAGGCCGATGCTATCTTATATGCCTGGTTTCTTGGGGATGAAGGTGGACCAGCTATTGCCAATGTACTCTTTGGCGATTATAACCCCTCGGGGAAACTGCCGGTAACTTTTCCACGTTCGGTTGGACAGATTCCGCTTACTTATGACGGCTACAAAACCGGCCACCCGTTTACTACGTCGAGCACACAATACCAGACCGGCTATATCGATGTGCCTAATGCGCCACGCTATGCCTTCGGTTACGGGTTGAGCTACACTAACTTTAAATATGCTGATCTGAAGCTTGATAAGACCAGCATGGCAAGAACAGGCATTATTACCGCCAGTTTTACTCTTAGCAATACCGGCAAATATGCGGGCGAGGAGGTGGTGCAGCTTTATATAAATGACCCGGTCGCATCCGTAGTGCAGCCCATAAAAAAACTAAAAGATTTTCAGAATATACCTTTGAAACCAGGCGAGTCCAAAACGATCACCTTCAAAATTAATAATGAGAAGCTTTCTTTTTACAACCAGCAGTTACAATGGGTATCGGAGCCCGGAGATTTTACGCTGATGATTGGCAGTGCATCTGATGATATCCGGCTGCAAAGTAACTTTAAGCTGCAATAG
- a CDS encoding prolyl oligopeptidase family serine peptidase: MNRFKALVGLALILITSATFAQNYDEKLVPKYTLPDMLTTLNGKKVKRKDVWEHTRRLELLKLFEDNVYGQMPQDFDSIKYQITHLDNSAMGGKAVLKEIDIKVFRQQQSVGIHLVMFTPLHARQASPLFLLINNRGKNNMDPARISKTEFWPAEQVIDSGYATAVFHVSDLAPDRKDSYANGVLRLYPEQLKAPNGMKAIGAWAWGASRVMDYLQTDKSVDAKKVAIVGHSRGGKAALWLMAQDRRFAMCFASCSGNTGAALSRRRFGETIEKINATFPYWFCDNYKKYNNNEDDLPVDQHMLIALSAPRPVYTTNATKDKWADPSGSYMAIKAAEPVYELYRIKSALYASLPPPNRPALQPPLGYHLREGIHDLTAYDWDKFIRFAHNYYQKQ, encoded by the coding sequence ATGAACAGATTTAAAGCATTGGTTGGGCTGGCATTAATCCTGATCACATCGGCTACTTTTGCGCAAAACTACGACGAAAAGCTGGTGCCAAAATACACCCTGCCGGATATGCTCACAACCCTTAACGGAAAAAAGGTTAAACGTAAGGATGTGTGGGAACATACACGCAGGTTGGAATTGCTCAAGCTTTTCGAAGACAACGTATACGGTCAAATGCCGCAGGACTTTGATAGCATAAAGTACCAAATAACTCATTTGGATAATTCGGCTATGGGAGGCAAAGCCGTCCTGAAAGAAATAGATATCAAAGTTTTTCGCCAACAGCAAAGCGTCGGTATTCACCTGGTGATGTTTACACCGTTACATGCCAGGCAGGCATCACCTTTATTCCTCTTGATCAATAATCGAGGTAAAAACAACATGGACCCGGCACGCATCAGCAAAACGGAGTTCTGGCCTGCCGAACAGGTAATTGACAGTGGCTACGCAACAGCAGTCTTTCATGTAAGCGATCTGGCACCTGACCGCAAGGATAGTTACGCCAACGGTGTATTAAGACTTTATCCGGAGCAACTGAAAGCCCCGAACGGTATGAAAGCCATAGGAGCTTGGGCCTGGGGTGCAAGCCGGGTGATGGATTATCTGCAAACCGACAAGTCCGTCGATGCTAAAAAAGTAGCCATCGTGGGTCATTCAAGGGGTGGTAAAGCCGCACTCTGGTTAATGGCCCAAGACCGCCGTTTTGCGATGTGTTTTGCTAGTTGTTCGGGCAATACTGGCGCTGCCTTGTCGCGCAGACGCTTTGGTGAGACTATCGAAAAAATCAATGCCACATTTCCGTATTGGTTTTGTGATAACTATAAAAAGTACAACAATAACGAAGACGATTTGCCAGTGGATCAGCACATGCTGATTGCCCTTAGCGCCCCGCGGCCGGTATATACAACTAATGCAACAAAAGATAAGTGGGCCGATCCAAGTGGAAGTTATATGGCTATAAAAGCAGCGGAACCAGTATATGAGCTATACCGCATAAAATCTGCTTTGTATGCTAGTTTGCCACCGCCCAACAGGCCAGCTTTGCAGCCACCTTTGGGCTATCATCTCCGCGAGGGTATACACGACCTTACTGCTTATGACTGGGATAAATTTATTCGCTTCGCTCACAATTACTACCAAAAACAATGA